From Pseudanabaena sp. PCC 6802, one genomic window encodes:
- a CDS encoding phasin family protein, which yields MNHFGGIVQKAFYLGLGLASLAGEKAGSTLTEIRNQATKLAEDLVERGEMTSEEARKFVDDLIEKAQQPIGQEKIDDKSAQAPRSIEILNDDDIPPAADPDDVQKLKDKVQQLQEELKKLKQ from the coding sequence ATGAACCACTTTGGTGGCATTGTCCAGAAAGCATTTTACTTGGGGTTAGGATTAGCCTCTTTAGCTGGTGAGAAGGCAGGCTCAACCCTAACGGAAATCCGCAATCAGGCCACAAAACTCGCTGAAGATCTGGTGGAACGGGGCGAAATGACCTCGGAAGAAGCTCGTAAGTTTGTCGATGACCTGATCGAGAAGGCCCAACAACCGATCGGGCAAGAAAAAATTGACGATAAGTCCGCGCAGGCACCCCGCTCGATCGAAATTCTCAACGACGACGACATACCTCCTGCAGCCGATCCAGATGACGTGCAAAAGCTAAAAGATAAGGTGCAGCAGCTACAAGAAGAGTTGAAAAAGCTAAAACAATAA
- a CDS encoding winged helix-turn-helix transcriptional regulator, translated as MSEVIQFSEVKCSEIKCPIQFVLDLLDNKWSILVLRELFGGTRRTHELLAALPGISTKTLTQRLRELETQGLVERLVYAEIPPRVEYSLTPKGRQIQPVMAALHQVGSQWLEQETCVCPLIPNL; from the coding sequence ATGTCAGAAGTCATCCAGTTTTCAGAGGTTAAGTGTTCGGAAATTAAATGCCCGATTCAGTTTGTCCTGGACTTGTTAGACAATAAGTGGTCGATTTTGGTTCTCCGCGAACTATTTGGCGGCACTCGACGCACCCATGAATTGCTTGCCGCTCTCCCCGGCATCAGTACCAAAACCCTAACCCAACGCCTGCGAGAACTGGAAACGCAAGGGCTGGTCGAGCGCCTTGTCTATGCCGAAATTCCACCTCGCGTCGAATATTCCCTCACGCCTAAAGGTCGCCAGATCCAGCCAGTAATGGCAGCCCTGCATCAAGTAGGATCGCAATGGCTGGAGCAGGAAACTTGTGTTTGTCCCCTAATACCAAATCTGTAG
- a CDS encoding NF041680 family putative transposase — MISLDKLEQFRKYTYEIIGNGRDALFDLMDAVLTSRSVSSFVELSLSPLFRREWSSIYEALQDSHPPREDLMKQYIQQMPAAEVTILAGDHTAWSRPYAVTLQERTYEHQPQPGVGSKPVTVGQGYSTIAWIPESEGSFALPLRHERITSFENPIQKAASQLRLVCAEIPGTVLFLGDGEYGCAPFLQQTADIPCIKLLRLRPNRVLYHAPKDYEGHGRPHKHGEKFSLKDSDTWSIPQADITIAEPKLGRLQIRRWPNLHLKQAADHPFTLILVERLDMPESKPLWLIWVAKDEPILSEVWQKYLRRFAIEHWYRLVRQRLHWTIPQLSTPAQMETWSDLMPLLTWQLWLARELVQDSPLPWQKPMTKLSPGRVANAFALVLVRIGSPSPDPKPRGKSPGWPLGKKRTQRIRYPTVKKRYAKPLKKASAATA, encoded by the coding sequence ATGATTAGTTTGGATAAACTTGAGCAATTTCGCAAGTACACGTACGAAATTATAGGGAACGGGAGAGATGCGCTGTTCGACTTGATGGATGCGGTACTGACGAGTCGGAGTGTTTCATCGTTTGTGGAACTTTCGTTAAGCCCATTATTTCGGAGGGAGTGGTCGAGTATCTATGAAGCACTGCAAGATAGTCATCCTCCACGTGAAGACTTGATGAAGCAATACATACAGCAAATGCCGGCAGCAGAGGTGACGATATTGGCGGGCGACCATACAGCCTGGTCGCGTCCCTATGCGGTGACATTACAAGAACGCACCTACGAACATCAACCTCAACCGGGAGTAGGAAGCAAACCTGTTACGGTGGGGCAAGGATACAGCACAATTGCCTGGATTCCAGAGTCAGAAGGGAGTTTTGCCTTACCGTTGCGGCATGAGCGGATCACCAGTTTCGAGAACCCGATTCAGAAAGCCGCTAGTCAGTTACGCTTGGTTTGTGCGGAAATTCCTGGGACTGTGCTTTTCCTGGGGGATGGCGAGTATGGGTGCGCACCATTTTTGCAGCAAACAGCAGACATCCCGTGTATCAAGCTGCTCAGGCTACGCCCCAACCGGGTTCTGTATCATGCCCCAAAGGATTACGAGGGGCATGGGCGACCCCATAAGCATGGAGAGAAATTTAGCCTCAAAGACTCTGACACTTGGTCTATTCCCCAAGCAGACATCACAATTGCAGAGCCTAAACTGGGACGATTGCAAATTCGTCGATGGCCAAACCTGCACTTAAAGCAAGCCGCAGACCATCCCTTTACACTCATTCTGGTCGAACGTCTTGATATGCCTGAATCGAAACCCCTGTGGTTGATTTGGGTCGCTAAAGACGAGCCAATCTTGAGTGAGGTATGGCAAAAATATCTGCGCAGATTTGCCATTGAGCATTGGTATCGCTTGGTGCGTCAACGTCTCCATTGGACAATCCCTCAGCTTTCTACCCCTGCTCAGATGGAGACTTGGTCGGACTTGATGCCTTTACTTACTTGGCAATTGTGGCTCGCTCGTGAACTTGTCCAAGACTCTCCTCTGCCTTGGCAGAAACCGATGACTAAATTGTCTCCTGGTCGAGTTGCAAATGCTTTTGCTTTAGTTTTGGTCAGGATTGGCTCTCCTTCCCCTGACCCTAAACCTCGCGGTAAGTCTCCAGGTTGGCCTCTTGGGAAAAAACGAACCCAACGGATTCGTTATCCTACTGTCAAAAAACGCTATGCCAAGCCCCTCAAAAAAGCTTCCGCTGCAACTGCTTAG
- the tsf gene encoding translation elongation factor Ts translates to MAEITTQQVQELRARTGAGIKDCKKALQETNGDATKAAEYLRQKGLASAVKKASRVATEGIVHSYIHFGARIGVLVEVNCETDFVARREELKELADNVAKQIAACPNVEYVSTADIPAAIADKEREIEAGKDDLANKPEAIRDKIVQGRIEKRLKEMALLDQPYIKDQSITVDELVKTTAAKLSENIKVRRFVRFVVGEGTEEEVPSTSVPQQEAPQPEAPQPEAPQPEAPAEGPKAEAPAETPPAEAPPAAPPAAKPNASKSAPKGGKKKKK, encoded by the coding sequence ATGGCAGAAATCACCACCCAGCAGGTTCAAGAGCTCCGTGCCAGAACCGGAGCAGGTATCAAAGACTGTAAGAAGGCTCTCCAGGAAACCAATGGTGATGCCACCAAAGCTGCTGAGTATTTGCGTCAAAAAGGCTTGGCTTCGGCAGTGAAAAAAGCAAGTCGCGTGGCGACTGAAGGTATCGTACACAGCTACATCCACTTTGGCGCTCGCATCGGCGTTCTCGTTGAAGTGAACTGTGAAACTGACTTTGTGGCTCGCCGCGAAGAACTCAAAGAACTAGCAGATAATGTGGCAAAGCAAATTGCTGCTTGCCCTAATGTGGAATATGTCAGCACGGCAGATATTCCAGCCGCGATCGCCGATAAAGAACGCGAAATAGAAGCTGGTAAGGACGATTTAGCCAATAAGCCAGAGGCAATTCGCGACAAGATCGTGCAAGGTCGGATCGAGAAGCGACTTAAGGAAATGGCTCTACTCGATCAGCCTTACATTAAGGATCAATCCATTACCGTTGACGAACTAGTTAAAACGACTGCGGCTAAGCTCAGCGAGAACATTAAAGTACGCCGCTTCGTGCGGTTTGTAGTTGGCGAAGGCACGGAGGAAGAAGTACCATCTACCTCTGTACCACAACAGGAAGCACCTCAGCCAGAAGCACCTCAACCAGAAGCACCTCAGCCAGAAGCACCTGCTGAAGGTCCCAAAGCGGAAGCTCCAGCAGAAACTCCGCCAGCAGAAGCTCCGCCAGCAGCCCCGCCAGCGGCAAAGCCAAACGCCTCCAAGTCCGCACCTAAAGGTGGCAAAAAGAAAAAGAAATAA
- a CDS encoding DUF2949 domain-containing protein, whose amino-acid sequence MSYPFSTFTIESPVESTQEALEGYLLESALVDLEQLTLAKKIQARQEGPLLMVLLQLSFIDLQQFNRLLDWNVSSKFLAANQSEQTADRYAQAAEWREWPEAAIG is encoded by the coding sequence ATGAGTTACCCATTTTCCACTTTTACTATTGAGAGTCCTGTTGAAAGCACTCAAGAGGCACTGGAGGGCTATTTGCTAGAGTCGGCTTTGGTCGATCTAGAACAGTTAACTCTGGCTAAAAAAATCCAGGCAAGACAAGAGGGACCACTGTTGATGGTTTTGTTGCAGTTGAGTTTTATTGACTTGCAACAGTTTAATCGCCTATTGGACTGGAATGTAAGTTCCAAGTTTTTGGCAGCTAACCAAAGCGAGCAAACAGCAGATCGCTACGCGCAAGCTGCGGAATGGCGAGAGTGGCCGGAAGCAGCGATCGGCTGA
- the acsF gene encoding magnesium-protoporphyrin IX monomethyl ester (oxidative) cyclase has product MVSSVTKSDTAELPAGIKEPVQETLLTPRFYTTDFDAVAQMDLSAQREELDAVLAELRTDYNRYHFVRDEEFKQCWDRVDGETRRAFIDFLERSCTSEFSGFLLFKELSRKLKDRNPLLSEAFQLLARDEARHAGFLNKAMADFGLSLDLVELTKKRTYTFFPPEWVIYTVYLSEKIGYWRYILVHRHLKQHPEHRFYPLFNYFENWCQDENRHGDFFKVLLRSQPKLWNTWQSRLWSRFFLLTVFATHTLTVLERADFYESIGIDPHEYNQQVIQHTNETAKSAFPSILDTNHPEFFPRLEQCSIANQKLTDISSRQNHPAIKFWQKIPWIAVIVWQLLRIYLLPSVDAEASRNSIN; this is encoded by the coding sequence ATGGTTAGTTCCGTAACAAAATCCGATACAGCCGAGCTACCAGCCGGTATTAAAGAACCCGTTCAAGAAACCCTTTTAACACCACGTTTTTACACTACCGATTTTGATGCCGTTGCCCAGATGGATCTGTCGGCACAACGGGAAGAGCTAGACGCAGTTTTGGCAGAATTGCGTACCGACTATAACCGCTATCATTTCGTCCGGGATGAGGAATTCAAGCAATGTTGGGATCGAGTGGATGGCGAAACGCGACGAGCGTTCATTGATTTCCTAGAGCGCTCCTGCACCTCAGAGTTTTCTGGCTTTTTATTGTTCAAAGAACTGTCTCGTAAGCTGAAAGACCGCAATCCGTTATTGTCGGAGGCATTTCAGCTCCTAGCAAGGGACGAAGCACGTCATGCCGGTTTTTTGAATAAAGCCATGGCAGATTTTGGCTTGTCACTGGATCTGGTCGAACTAACGAAGAAACGCACATATACCTTCTTCCCGCCCGAATGGGTGATCTACACGGTTTATCTGTCTGAAAAAATTGGGTACTGGCGATACATTCTAGTGCATCGTCACCTCAAACAGCATCCAGAACATCGCTTTTATCCCCTGTTCAATTACTTTGAGAATTGGTGCCAGGACGAAAATCGGCATGGGGATTTCTTTAAGGTGTTGTTGCGATCGCAGCCCAAACTCTGGAATACCTGGCAATCGAGGCTCTGGTCGCGCTTTTTCCTGCTGACAGTGTTTGCCACCCACACTTTGACAGTGTTGGAACGCGCAGACTTTTACGAATCAATTGGGATCGATCCCCATGAATACAATCAACAAGTGATTCAGCACACCAATGAAACGGCGAAAAGTGCGTTCCCCAGTATCTTAGACACTAATCATCCAGAATTTTTCCCACGTCTAGAGCAATGCTCGATCGCCAATCAGAAATTAACGGACATCTCTAGTCGCCAGAATCATCCCGCCATCAAATTCTGGCAAAAGATACCCTGGATCGCTGTAATTGTGTGGCAGTTGTTGCGGATTTATTTACTGCCTTCTGTTGACGCTGAAGCTTCTAGAAACTCAATTAATTAG
- the rpsB gene encoding 30S ribosomal protein S2: MPVVSLDQLLESGVHFGHQTRRWNPKMEPYIFTERNGVHIIDLVQTAQYMEEAYEYMRQASEQGKKVLFVGTKRQAAGIVAQEASRCGSYYVNQRWLGGMLTNWATIKTRIERLKELERREESGALDRLPKKEASVLRREMEKLLKYLGGIKSMRKPPDIVVIVDQKREYNAVQECQKLKLPIVSMLDTNCDPDTVDIAIPANDDAIRSIKLVIGKLADAIYEGRHGQIDEVDYESADDFEDEVYEDVADEDVTAEDLDIEEEDSAV; encoded by the coding sequence ATGCCAGTTGTTTCTCTAGACCAGTTGCTAGAGTCTGGGGTTCACTTTGGGCACCAAACTCGTCGTTGGAATCCCAAGATGGAACCCTACATATTTACCGAGCGCAATGGCGTGCACATCATCGACCTGGTGCAAACCGCTCAGTATATGGAAGAAGCCTACGAATACATGCGCCAAGCATCGGAGCAAGGTAAGAAAGTATTGTTTGTGGGTACTAAGCGCCAGGCTGCTGGAATTGTTGCCCAAGAAGCATCGCGCTGCGGCAGCTACTACGTCAACCAACGTTGGTTGGGCGGTATGTTGACCAACTGGGCGACGATTAAGACCCGCATCGAGCGCCTCAAAGAGCTAGAACGCCGTGAAGAAAGTGGTGCTCTAGATCGCCTACCCAAAAAAGAGGCATCGGTACTGCGCCGAGAAATGGAGAAGTTGCTGAAGTATCTGGGCGGTATTAAAAGCATGCGCAAGCCGCCCGACATCGTCGTGATCGTAGATCAAAAGCGCGAATATAACGCTGTACAGGAATGCCAAAAGCTAAAACTGCCCATCGTGTCGATGCTCGATACTAACTGCGACCCCGATACCGTAGACATTGCAATTCCTGCCAACGATGACGCGATCCGCTCGATTAAGTTGGTGATTGGCAAACTAGCCGATGCGATTTATGAGGGTCGTCACGGTCAAATTGATGAAGTTGACTACGAAAGCGCCGATGACTTCGAGGATGAAGTATATGAAGATGTTGCTGACGAGGATGTGACGGCTGAGGACTTAGACATAGAAGAAGAAGATTCTGCTGTCTAA